A single Silvibacterium dinghuense DNA region contains:
- a CDS encoding non-ribosomal peptide synthetase/type I polyketide synthase, with product MANPFDDQGSSRLIPIRPRDPRAIEDAVAELWQQMLGLPEVGREENFFDLGGTSLLATRLLSKLNQTFATQLPTSAVFAHTTVRAMSTYLAETLATRTSDGSQGATIQNDSAENAPAPVQDHAIAIIGMTGRFPGADSVEEFWQNLCNGVESITFFDPNEIESPVPQGESLAPYVAAKPLLRDVKGFDAGFFGMYPKEAEQTDPQHRIFLECAWEVLERAGYDPAQAPGAVGVFAGCSMNTYFMQNLASGREFLENFTGDYQTGNYTTMLGNDKDFLPTRISYKLNLKGPSIAVQTACSTSLVAVSQACQSLMTGGCDMALAGAVSITFPLHRGYLPQEGGLASLDGHCRPFDAKASGTIFGHGAGVVLLKRLSDAVAEGDQVLAVIRGFAINNDGAAKVGYTAPGIEGQSEVIARAQAMAGVDPETITYIEAHGTATPLGDPIEVAALTKAFRKKTQARAFCSIGTAKSNVGHLDVAAGATGLIKTVLQIENRRIPKLLHYEAPNPNLELEGSPFVIAKEDCVWNPENLPLRAGVSAFGIGGTNAHVIVEEAPELPASSTGQRDQLLVWSAKTPTALEAMRANLAEYFTNHPEANLADAAWTLQAGRSRFEHRAALVASSVEDAIAALSPVAASKDTSSKRVLTGERRLDRPGVVFCFPGQGVQTLNMARGLYETEPVFRAALEACSHKLESLLGERLIDVIYPAEETPEAAARLNQTERAQPAIFAVEYALAQLWLSWGIEPAAMVGHSVGEYVALCLSGAVSLDDALKMIAVRSRLMQQMPHGSMLSVRASEERVRSLMGKTLDLAAVNGPQLCVVSGTDEAIAAFAAKLDEPQPDGNSIVHRRLVTSHAFHSRMVDAALEPFAEFLRGIPFSAPRIPVISTVHGGQLTEAHVADPSYWTRQLRSTVRFADAIAEAAKTPERIFLEIGPAETLVQLMRQVIGTAGNHAVIASQAGLKDGIRGEAAMQSALGRLWLTGVAPAWTKLHDGEQRHRTLLPTYPFERKPFWVAPTRSSSSNQSPQPQAQGPQRPASYEVGSAIPAVPPEVPPMHASSASPMLDALTALISDLSGVELAGADTSASFFELGFDSLFLTQLTQSIQQKYKVKLTFRQLMEDYSTIDALVAHLEASVAPELRPAAPVATPAATSAAAPLTSAIPASIPVVAPAASLPSDASGLQALFAAQTQALSHLFQQQIAALAGAAPTAIPAPVATAASASHTAPQTVAAKITAPEAEAAPQKPVFVPFKPIQRGTDTGLNATQRAYLDKLVTRYTERTAASKEFTQAHRSSFADGRVVSGFHQQIKELIYPLVVDRAKGAYLWDKNGNRYIDILNGYGAILYGHSPDWLLEAVRNQMELGFPIGPQTELAGICSELVRELTGMERVTFCNTGSEAVMGAMRLARTVTGRNLVVVFGGDYHGSFDEVLVKAAGKRTVPIAPGIPRESVANMLVLDYGSDEALEIIRQRADEIAAVLVEPIQSRHPELRPVEFLREVRRITEQSGAALIFDEVVTGFRTHPGGLQAVFGIKADLATYGKVVAGGLPVGVLAGRPEFMNALDGGPWQYGDASFPETGVTFYAGTFMRHPLAMAAVRASLEHLKSAGPALQEGVEKKTSALVNDLRTLFTEFSHPSAIETYSSWFYLPVATEPFLSRMLHFHLREKGLHIQEGFPCFLTTAHTDEDFDFVRKAFRASLEEMRDGQALPGTASTLSLAAVADASPAVAATVTAEPIAHAGEESATETPIAPVSPVPITEEQREILLGTQLGHEANCAFNESTSLVLKGGLNLAAFTAALNDLVKRHESLRLHIDLATEKAIISTDAVLPLLEEDLSALPASEQPAAIAELIRDEASTPFDLSQGPLFRTRLIKLNDTEHRFVLTAHHIIFDGWSTNVFYSELSELYNARLTGRAPALAPALRFSEYARRNATQNTAEAFWLSQFETIPSPLQLPTDRPRAALRTNRGTSKRFVIPSELTTNVRKAGAKQGSTLFATLLASTALLIHRLTEQDDIVLGIPMAGQSKAENGGTLIAHGVNFLPIRSHFAADQPFAQFVKKTRSTLLDAYDHQDYTYGTLLRRLKIPSDPSRLPLIEFQVNVEQVGTQLGFDGLTVDVFGNPKAFVNMDVFFNFVDRGGEIWLECDYNTDLFDETTIARWFGHLEAILGAFIADPSLPSADISLLTAAQQQQILIDWNHTATGYPRHTAIHRLFEQQVLKTPDAIAVVSDQHSFTYAELNEQANQVAHFLLRSGVKSGTRVAMSLPRSAEVIVSLLAVLKTGAAYVPIDPSYPAPRIRFLIEDSSAPVLLTNRATAAKLPELNVQVIQLDTDWPAIALEETQNLGHEGTADDLAYVMYTSGSTGNPKGVLVPQRAVTRLVLNNSFASFRADEVFLQLAPLSFDASTFEIWGALLNGAKLVVATGERVTPEDIGRVIAANGVTTLWLTAALFHLIVTEYIEILRPLRQLLAGGDSLSLTHVRRVLTELPHLRLINGYGPTENTTFTCCHPITLESVSQGNVPIGRPISNTHVYILDGRLNPVPVGVVGELYAAGDGLAQGYLNAPEQTAAKFLEHTLPGRVTVRLYRTGDLARYRPDGTIEFFGRADTQVKIRGYRIELGEIEYALEQSPKVKSAVVAVRTDWVSPNDLPGDKRLVAYVVPAASTAAGSPEAAELTQQLRQLLEEQLPEYMRPAAIMLLESFPRTLNGKVDRRALPAPVAEQMLRRRSIVAPRSPQEQTLADIWQKALGLEQVSVEDSIFEVGGDSLLIFRMTTMANQGGLAVTARDFFQYKTIAAICEHIPVAELQETGAEAGARKAGGIQAIPRAQRRQKLTSLQ from the coding sequence ATGGCAAATCCATTCGACGATCAGGGAAGTTCCCGCCTCATCCCCATACGGCCGCGCGACCCGCGCGCGATCGAGGATGCAGTGGCGGAGCTATGGCAGCAGATGCTGGGACTGCCGGAGGTAGGCCGCGAAGAGAACTTCTTCGACCTCGGCGGCACCTCCCTGCTGGCTACGCGTCTGCTCTCGAAACTGAACCAGACCTTTGCAACGCAGCTGCCCACCTCCGCGGTCTTCGCGCACACCACAGTGCGCGCCATGTCCACCTACCTGGCAGAGACTCTGGCCACCCGTACCTCGGATGGCTCGCAGGGCGCAACCATCCAGAACGACTCTGCGGAAAACGCTCCTGCCCCGGTTCAAGACCACGCCATTGCCATCATTGGCATGACCGGGCGATTCCCTGGCGCGGACTCGGTTGAAGAGTTCTGGCAGAACCTCTGCAACGGCGTCGAATCGATTACCTTCTTCGACCCGAATGAAATCGAAAGCCCCGTTCCCCAGGGCGAATCGCTCGCTCCGTATGTTGCGGCCAAGCCGCTGCTACGTGATGTGAAGGGTTTCGATGCCGGCTTCTTCGGCATGTATCCGAAGGAAGCCGAGCAGACCGACCCGCAGCATCGCATCTTCCTCGAGTGTGCCTGGGAGGTGCTCGAGCGCGCAGGCTACGATCCGGCGCAGGCTCCCGGAGCGGTCGGCGTCTTTGCCGGCTGCAGCATGAACACCTACTTCATGCAGAACCTCGCCAGCGGACGCGAGTTCCTCGAAAACTTTACCGGCGACTACCAGACCGGCAACTACACGACGATGCTGGGCAACGATAAGGACTTCCTGCCCACGCGCATCAGCTACAAGCTCAATCTCAAAGGGCCGAGCATCGCCGTGCAGACGGCCTGCTCGACCTCGCTCGTCGCTGTAAGCCAGGCGTGCCAGAGCCTGATGACCGGCGGATGCGACATGGCGCTGGCCGGCGCAGTCTCGATCACCTTCCCGCTGCACCGTGGCTACCTTCCGCAAGAAGGTGGACTGGCTTCGCTCGACGGCCACTGCCGTCCCTTCGACGCCAAGGCCAGCGGCACGATCTTTGGCCACGGTGCGGGCGTGGTGCTGCTCAAGCGACTGAGCGATGCGGTCGCCGAAGGCGATCAGGTGCTGGCTGTGATTCGCGGCTTCGCCATCAACAACGACGGCGCGGCGAAGGTCGGCTACACCGCTCCGGGGATCGAAGGCCAGAGCGAAGTGATTGCCCGCGCGCAGGCCATGGCCGGCGTCGATCCCGAGACCATCACCTACATCGAGGCGCACGGCACCGCGACCCCGCTTGGCGATCCGATTGAAGTCGCAGCACTGACCAAAGCCTTCCGCAAAAAGACCCAGGCGCGCGCCTTCTGCTCAATCGGCACGGCGAAGTCGAATGTCGGCCATCTCGACGTAGCCGCCGGCGCGACTGGATTAATCAAGACGGTGCTCCAGATCGAGAACCGCCGCATCCCGAAGCTGCTGCACTACGAGGCGCCGAATCCGAACCTCGAACTCGAGGGGTCCCCTTTCGTCATCGCGAAGGAGGATTGTGTCTGGAATCCCGAAAATCTTCCGTTACGCGCGGGTGTGAGCGCTTTCGGCATTGGCGGCACGAATGCCCACGTGATCGTGGAAGAGGCGCCGGAGCTTCCGGCATCGAGCACGGGCCAGCGCGATCAGCTGCTGGTGTGGTCGGCGAAGACGCCGACGGCGCTCGAGGCCATGCGTGCCAACCTGGCGGAGTATTTCACAAATCATCCCGAGGCGAACCTTGCGGACGCAGCGTGGACACTGCAGGCCGGACGCAGCCGCTTCGAACATCGCGCCGCGTTGGTGGCCTCGTCAGTCGAAGATGCCATCGCCGCATTGAGCCCCGTGGCCGCATCCAAGGACACCTCCAGCAAGCGCGTGCTCACAGGCGAGCGCAGGCTCGACCGGCCGGGCGTGGTCTTCTGCTTCCCCGGCCAGGGCGTGCAGACGTTGAACATGGCGCGCGGCCTCTATGAAACGGAGCCTGTCTTCCGCGCAGCGCTCGAAGCGTGCAGCCACAAGCTGGAATCTCTGCTCGGCGAGCGGCTGATCGACGTTATCTATCCGGCGGAAGAGACGCCGGAAGCAGCAGCGCGGCTGAACCAGACGGAGCGCGCGCAGCCGGCGATCTTTGCCGTGGAATATGCTCTGGCGCAGCTGTGGCTTTCATGGGGCATCGAGCCCGCAGCCATGGTGGGCCACAGCGTGGGCGAGTACGTGGCGCTCTGCCTCTCCGGCGCAGTCTCGCTCGACGATGCGCTGAAGATGATTGCCGTGCGCAGCCGCCTGATGCAGCAGATGCCGCACGGCAGCATGCTGTCGGTCCGTGCTTCCGAGGAGCGCGTGCGCTCGCTGATGGGCAAGACGCTCGACCTGGCCGCCGTGAATGGCCCGCAGCTTTGCGTCGTTTCAGGCACAGATGAAGCCATCGCAGCCTTTGCCGCGAAGCTCGACGAGCCCCAGCCCGACGGGAACAGCATCGTGCATCGTCGGCTGGTCACCTCGCATGCCTTTCACAGCCGCATGGTTGATGCGGCGCTCGAACCCTTTGCTGAATTCCTGCGCGGCATTCCTTTCTCGGCGCCCAGGATTCCGGTCATCTCTACCGTGCACGGTGGCCAGCTCACCGAGGCCCATGTCGCCGATCCGTCCTACTGGACACGTCAGCTGCGAAGCACAGTTCGCTTTGCCGATGCGATTGCCGAAGCGGCGAAGACGCCGGAACGTATCTTCCTTGAAATCGGCCCGGCGGAGACGCTGGTGCAGCTCATGCGGCAGGTCATCGGCACCGCCGGCAATCACGCCGTTATCGCTTCACAAGCCGGACTCAAGGACGGCATTCGCGGTGAAGCCGCGATGCAGTCGGCGCTTGGGCGTCTGTGGCTCACAGGCGTGGCGCCCGCCTGGACAAAGCTTCATGACGGCGAGCAGCGGCATCGCACGCTGCTGCCTACCTATCCTTTTGAGCGCAAGCCATTCTGGGTCGCTCCCACGCGCAGTTCATCCTCCAATCAGTCCCCGCAGCCGCAGGCACAGGGTCCACAGAGACCCGCCTCGTACGAAGTCGGCAGCGCTATTCCGGCTGTACCCCCTGAGGTTCCTCCTATGCACGCTTCCTCTGCCAGTCCCATGCTCGATGCGCTCACCGCGCTCATCTCCGATCTCTCCGGCGTAGAGCTCGCCGGCGCCGATACCAGCGCCTCCTTCTTCGAGCTCGGCTTCGATTCGCTTTTCCTCACGCAGCTGACGCAATCCATTCAGCAGAAGTACAAGGTGAAGCTGACCTTCCGTCAGCTCATGGAGGACTACTCGACGATCGATGCGCTGGTGGCGCATCTGGAGGCGAGCGTTGCGCCTGAGCTGCGGCCTGCCGCACCGGTTGCGACTCCAGCTGCAACGTCCGCTGCTGCTCCGCTCACTTCTGCGATTCCTGCCTCGATCCCGGTGGTTGCGCCTGCGGCCTCGCTGCCCTCCGACGCCTCCGGATTGCAGGCGCTCTTTGCCGCGCAAACACAGGCGCTCTCGCATCTCTTCCAGCAGCAGATCGCCGCGCTCGCCGGTGCAGCCCCGACTGCAATCCCCGCACCCGTGGCTACAGCGGCATCAGCCTCCCATACTGCCCCGCAGACGGTTGCGGCCAAAATCACTGCACCTGAAGCCGAAGCAGCACCGCAGAAGCCGGTCTTCGTTCCCTTCAAACCGATTCAGCGCGGCACCGACACGGGTTTGAATGCGACGCAGCGTGCCTATCTCGACAAGCTGGTCACCCGCTATACCGAGCGCACAGCAGCGTCGAAGGAATTCACGCAGGCGCATCGCTCTTCCTTTGCCGATGGCCGCGTGGTTTCGGGCTTCCATCAGCAGATTAAGGAACTGATTTATCCGCTGGTCGTCGATCGCGCCAAGGGCGCGTACCTGTGGGACAAGAACGGCAACCGCTATATCGACATTCTGAACGGCTACGGTGCGATTCTCTACGGCCACTCGCCGGACTGGCTGCTCGAAGCCGTGCGCAACCAGATGGAGCTGGGCTTCCCCATTGGTCCGCAGACGGAGCTGGCCGGCATCTGCTCGGAGCTGGTACGCGAGCTGACGGGCATGGAGCGTGTGACCTTCTGCAACACCGGTTCCGAGGCCGTGATGGGCGCAATGCGCCTGGCCCGCACCGTGACCGGACGGAATCTTGTCGTCGTCTTCGGCGGCGACTATCACGGCAGCTTCGACGAAGTGCTTGTCAAGGCGGCCGGCAAGCGTACCGTACCCATCGCACCCGGCATTCCGCGCGAGAGCGTCGCCAACATGCTGGTTCTTGACTACGGTTCGGACGAGGCACTGGAGATTATCCGTCAGCGCGCCGACGAGATTGCCGCCGTGCTGGTCGAGCCGATCCAGAGCCGCCATCCCGAGCTGCGTCCGGTCGAGTTCCTGCGCGAAGTGCGCCGCATCACCGAGCAGTCGGGCGCAGCGCTGATCTTCGACGAAGTTGTCACCGGTTTCCGCACCCATCCGGGCGGACTGCAGGCGGTCTTCGGCATCAAGGCCGATCTGGCCACCTATGGCAAGGTCGTCGCCGGAGGACTTCCGGTGGGTGTTCTCGCCGGACGGCCCGAGTTCATGAACGCCCTCGATGGCGGCCCATGGCAGTATGGCGATGCATCGTTCCCGGAGACGGGCGTGACCTTCTACGCCGGCACCTTCATGCGCCATCCGCTGGCGATGGCCGCGGTGCGCGCAAGCCTCGAGCATCTGAAGTCCGCCGGCCCTGCTCTGCAGGAAGGCGTGGAGAAGAAGACCTCGGCACTGGTGAACGATCTGCGCACGCTGTTCACCGAGTTCTCGCATCCCTCGGCGATCGAAACCTATTCCTCGTGGTTCTATCTGCCGGTAGCCACCGAACCCTTCCTCAGCCGCATGCTGCACTTCCATCTGCGCGAGAAGGGCCTGCATATCCAGGAAGGCTTCCCCTGCTTCCTGACCACGGCGCACACGGACGAAGATTTCGACTTCGTGCGCAAGGCCTTCCGCGCCAGCCTCGAAGAAATGCGCGACGGGCAGGCACTCCCGGGCACTGCATCCACCTTGTCTCTGGCCGCCGTCGCAGATGCTTCCCCGGCGGTTGCGGCAACCGTAACCGCTGAGCCGATCGCGCACGCAGGCGAGGAATCTGCGACCGAGACCCCGATTGCCCCTGTCTCCCCTGTTCCAATCACGGAAGAGCAGCGGGAGATTCTCCTGGGCACACAGCTCGGACACGAGGCCAATTGCGCCTTCAATGAGTCCACTTCGCTGGTACTGAAGGGCGGCCTGAATCTTGCCGCTTTCACGGCCGCGCTCAACGACCTGGTAAAGCGGCACGAATCGCTGCGCCTGCACATCGATCTTGCGACCGAAAAGGCGATTATCTCGACCGATGCCGTGCTGCCGCTGCTCGAAGAAGACCTGAGCGCATTGCCTGCCTCCGAACAGCCTGCGGCGATTGCCGAGCTCATTCGCGATGAGGCTTCGACGCCCTTCGATCTCTCGCAGGGACCGCTCTTCCGCACGCGGCTGATCAAGCTGAATGACACTGAGCACCGCTTCGTGCTCACCGCGCACCACATCATCTTCGACGGCTGGTCGACCAACGTCTTCTACAGCGAGCTGAGCGAGCTCTACAACGCGCGTCTCACCGGCCGCGCGCCCGCACTTGCCCCGGCGTTGCGCTTCAGCGAATATGCCCGCCGCAACGCGACGCAAAATACCGCCGAAGCCTTCTGGTTGAGCCAGTTCGAGACCATTCCTTCTCCGCTGCAGCTGCCCACCGACCGGCCGCGCGCAGCACTGCGGACCAACCGCGGCACCAGCAAGCGCTTCGTCATTCCCTCTGAGCTGACAACGAATGTCCGCAAAGCCGGAGCGAAGCAGGGCAGCACGCTCTTCGCCACGCTGCTGGCATCCACCGCGCTGCTCATTCACCGGCTCACCGAGCAGGACGATATCGTGCTCGGCATTCCCATGGCCGGGCAGTCGAAGGCGGAGAACGGCGGCACGCTGATCGCCCACGGCGTCAACTTCCTGCCTATCCGCAGCCACTTCGCCGCCGATCAGCCCTTCGCACAGTTTGTGAAGAAGACGCGCTCGACGCTGCTCGATGCCTATGACCACCAGGACTACACCTACGGCACCCTGCTGCGCCGGTTGAAGATTCCCTCCGATCCCTCGCGCCTGCCGCTGATCGAGTTCCAGGTCAACGTGGAGCAGGTGGGCACGCAGCTCGGCTTCGACGGCCTCACTGTGGACGTCTTCGGCAATCCCAAGGCGTTCGTGAACATGGACGTCTTCTTCAATTTTGTCGATCGCGGTGGCGAAATCTGGCTGGAGTGCGACTACAACACCGACCTCTTCGACGAAACGACGATTGCCCGCTGGTTCGGGCATCTGGAAGCGATCCTCGGCGCCTTCATCGCAGACCCGTCGCTCCCCTCGGCCGACATTTCGCTCCTCACGGCCGCGCAGCAACAGCAGATTCTCATCGACTGGAACCACACGGCGACGGGGTATCCACGCCACACCGCGATTCACCGCCTTTTCGAACAGCAGGTGCTGAAGACGCCGGATGCGATTGCCGTGGTCAGCGATCAGCACAGCTTTACCTACGCCGAGCTGAACGAGCAGGCCAACCAGGTGGCGCACTTCCTGCTGCGCTCCGGCGTGAAGTCGGGCACACGCGTGGCCATGAGCCTGCCACGCTCCGCGGAAGTGATCGTCAGCCTGCTTGCTGTACTCAAGACCGGTGCGGCCTATGTGCCGATCGATCCCAGCTATCCTGCACCACGCATCCGGTTCCTCATCGAAGATTCCTCGGCCCCGGTTCTGTTGACCAACCGCGCTACAGCCGCGAAGCTGCCGGAACTCAATGTGCAGGTGATCCAGCTCGATACGGACTGGCCGGCTATCGCGCTCGAAGAGACACAGAACCTCGGCCACGAAGGCACAGCCGACGATCTGGCCTATGTGATGTACACCTCGGGCTCGACCGGCAACCCCAAGGGAGTGCTGGTGCCACAGCGGGCGGTCACACGGCTGGTGCTCAACAACAGCTTCGCCAGCTTCCGCGCCGATGAAGTCTTCCTGCAGCTGGCGCCGCTCTCCTTCGATGCCTCAACCTTCGAAATCTGGGGCGCGCTGCTGAATGGCGCGAAGCTGGTCGTTGCGACCGGCGAGCGCGTGACGCCGGAGGACATCGGCCGGGTGATTGCCGCCAACGGCGTCACCACGCTGTGGCTCACCGCTGCGCTCTTCCACCTCATCGTCACCGAGTACATCGAGATCCTGCGTCCGCTGCGCCAGCTGCTGGCCGGAGGCGACTCGCTCTCGCTCACCCATGTGCGCCGCGTGCTCACCGAATTGCCGCATCTCCGGCTGATCAACGGCTACGGCCCGACCGAGAACACCACCTTCACCTGCTGCCATCCGATCACGCTCGAGAGCGTATCGCAGGGGAATGTGCCCATCGGCCGGCCGATCAGCAATACCCACGTCTACATCCTCGACGGCCGCTTGAACCCGGTGCCGGTGGGTGTGGTGGGCGAGCTCTATGCAGCCGGGGATGGCCTGGCACAAGGCTATCTGAACGCTCCGGAGCAGACAGCGGCGAAGTTCCTCGAGCACACTCTCCCAGGGAGAGTAACTGTCCGTTTGTACCGTACAGGCGATCTGGCACGTTATCGCCCGGACGGCACCATCGAGTTCTTCGGACGCGCCGATACGCAGGTCAAGATTCGCGGCTACCGCATCGAGCTGGGCGAGATCGAGTACGCGCTCGAGCAGTCGCCGAAGGTCAAGTCGGCAGTCGTTGCCGTGCGCACGGACTGGGTTTCTCCGAACGACCTGCCTGGCGACAAGCGGCTGGTGGCCTATGTGGTCCCAGCTGCGAGCACCGCAGCCGGCTCGCCCGAAGCGGCGGAGCTGACGCAGCAGCTGCGGCAGCTTCTCGAAGAACAGCTGCCGGAATACATGCGCCCGGCGGCCATCATGCTCCTCGAGAGCTTCCCGCGCACGCTCAACGGCAAGGTCGACCGCCGCGCGCTGCCGGCTCCGGTAGCCGAACAGATGCTCCGCCGCCGCTCCATCGTCGCCCCGCGCAGTCCACAGGAGCAGACGCTGGCCGATATCTGGCAGAAGGCTCTCGGCCTCGAGCAGGTGAGCGTGGAAGACAGCATCTTTGAAGTGGGCGGCGATTCGCTGCTCATCTTCCGCATGACGACCATGGCGAACCAGGGCGGATTAGCCGTGACAGCGCGCGACTTCTTCCAGTACAAGACCATTGCGGCCATCTGCGAGCACATTCCTGTGGCGGAATTGCAGGAGACAGGAGCAGAAGCCGGAGCGAGAAAGGCTGGAGGCATCCAGGCCATTCCCCGCGCCCAACGCCGCCAAAAACTCACATCGCTGCAGTAG